From a region of the Salarias fasciatus chromosome 6, fSalaFa1.1, whole genome shotgun sequence genome:
- the uts2r4 gene encoding urotensin-2 receptor: MNCTPNATTVPQLGLGLSPVPEDGGSQESASNAGGSGGLWVTSLLGATLMIMCAMGVAGNTYTLVITRSAALRRTGSMYVYIVNLALADLLYLSTIPFVVCTYFAHDWLFGEAGCRILLSLDLLTMHASVFILVAMSLERYRAVARPFSAHRSSSRSRRLAAGIIWGLAFVLTLPMMVMIRLREGKPTVAGLVKRICFPTWTPEAFKAYITVLFFTSVLVPGLVIVGLYAGLARRYWAAQASLGGSSRSARRRGLKQKVVTMIFSIVVAYWACFLPFWGWQLAKLFSPESLRALSPAAHNYVNFFVTCLTYGNSCINPFLYTLLTRNYKDYLAQKGQSGGSSRVDPGSVVTTPLQEL; this comes from the coding sequence ATGAACTGCACCCCTAATGCCACAACCGTGCCCCAGCTGGGACTAGGCCTGAGCCCAGTGCCCGAAGATGGAGGGTCGCAAGAAAGTGCCAGTAATGCTGGAGGCAGCGGAGGCCTGTGGGTGACCTCGCTGCTGGGCGCCACGCTGATGATCATGTGCGCCATGGGTGTGGCGGGCAACACCTACACGCTGGTCATCACGCGCTCTGCAGCCTTGCGCCGGACTGGCTCTATGTACGTCTATATCGTTAACTTGGCTCTGGCCGACCTGCTCTACCTGTCCACCATCCCCTTCGTCGTCTGCACCTACTTCGCTCACGACTGGCTGTTCGGGGAGGCCGGCTGCCGCATCCTGCTGAGCCTTGACCTCCTCACCATGCACGCCAGCGTCTTCATTCTGGTCGCCATGAGCCTGGAACGTTATCGCGCCGTCGCCAGGCCGTTCAGCGCGCACAGGTCCTCGTCCCGCAGTCGACGGCTGGCCGCGGGGATTATTTGGGGCTTAGCCTTCGTTCTGACGCTCCCCATGATGGTGATGATCCGCCTCAGAGAGGGCAAACCCACCGTGGCTGGTTTGGTGAAAAGAATCTGCTTCCCGACCTGGACCCCCGAGGCCTTCAAGGCTTACATTACCGTCTTGTTTTTCACAAGCGTTTTAGTCCCTGGACTGGTCATCGTTGGACTGTATGCAGGGCTAGCAAGGCGCTACTGGGCAGCACAGGCTAGCTTAGGAGGAAGCAGTCGCTCGGCCCGGAGGAGAGGACTGAAACAAAAAGTGGTGACGATGATCTTTAGCATCGTCGTTGCTTATTGGGCTTGTTTTTTACCGTTTTGGGGATGGCAGCTAGCCAAACTTTTCTCTCCGGAGTCCCTCAGAgctttgtctccagctgctcaTAACTACGTCAATTTCTTCGTCACGTGTCTGACGTACGGGAACAGCTGCATCAATCCCTTCCTCTACACTCTTCTGACTCGAAACTACAAGGATTACTTAGCCCAGAAAGGTCAGTCAGGAGGATCGAGCAGAGTCGATCCTGGGTCAGTCGTAACCACGCCTCTCCAAGAACTTTAA
- the LOC115390760 gene encoding arf-GAP with dual PH domain-containing protein 1, whose translation MSANERSTRALREILLKPGNDACADCGAPDPNWGSCTLGVFICLACSGIHRNIPDVSKVKSLSLSRWEDHEVQFMAENGNELMKSKYEAAVPVYYYKPTHKDCQVLREQWIRAKYERKEFCEPGGRFTYEEGTRDGMLLKRGRDNGQFLSRRFVLSEREGTLKYFTKYDAKEPKAVIKVDTINATFQPEKIGNPNGLQITYLKDYSTRNVFVYHDSGKEIVDWFNSIRAVQLHYLKVAFPGATDAELVPKLTRNFLKEGYMEKTGPRQTEGFKKRWFTLDHRRLMYFKDPLDAFAKGEVFLGNRDHGYSASPGLPAGTHCNGAWQYGVTIQTPDRCFLFTCESEGDQQDWLKHFNDVMSAQMSPQEYTMEALFKHRP comes from the exons ATGTCCGCCAACGAGAGATCAACGCGCGCGCTCCGAGAGATCCTGCTGAAGCCTGGAAACGACGCGTGCGCAGACTGCGGCGCGCCAG ATCCCAACTGGGGTTCCTGCACCTTGGGGGTCTTCATCTGTCTGGCCTGTTCTGGGATCCACCGCAACATCCCCGACGTCAGCAAGGTGAAGTCCCTGAGCCTGTCCCGCTGGGAGGACCACGAGGTCCAG ttCATGGCTGAGAACGGAAATGAGCTGATGAAGAGTAAATACGAGGCTGCTGTTCCAGTCTACTACTACAAACCAACCCACAAAGACTGCCA ggtgcTGCGGGAGCAGTGGATCAGAGCAAAGTACGAGAGGAAGGAGTTCTGCGAGCCCGGGGGGAGGTTCACCTATGAGGAAG GAACTCGAGACGGCATGTTGCTGAAAAGGGGGCGGGACAACGGGCAGTTCCTGAGCAGACGGTTCGTCCTTTCGGAGAGGGAGGGGACGCTGAAGTATTTCACCAAGTATGAC GCTAAGGAACCCAAAGCCGTGATCAAGGTGGACACCATCAACGCCACCTTCCAGCCGGAGAAGATCGGAAACCCCAACGGCCTGCAGATCACCTACCTCAAAGACTACAGCACCCGCAACGTCTTCGTCTACCACGACAGCGGCAAG GAGATTGTCGACTGGTTCAATTCAATCCGAGCAGTTCAGCTTCACTATCTGAAGGTGGCCTTTCCCGGGGCAACCGATGCcgag CTGGTCCCCAAACTCACCAGGAATTTTCTCAAGGAAGGATACATGGAGAAGACGGGGCCCAGG CAAACGGAAGGCTTCAAGAAGCGCTGGTTCACCCTGGACCACAGACGACTCATGTACTTCAAAGACCCGCTG GACGCCTTTGCGAAAGGTGAAGTCTTCCTGGGGAACAGGGACCACGGCTACAGCGCCTCGCCCGGTTTGCCCGCCGGCACCCACTGCAACGGCGCCTGGCAGTACGGCGTCACCATACAGACGCCCGACCGCTGCTTCCTGTTCACCTGCGAGTCGGAGGGCGACCAGCAGGACTGGCTGAAGCACTTCAACGACGTCATGAGCGCTCAGATGTCCCCCCAGGAGTACACCA tgGAGGCCTTGTTCAAGCACAGGCCTTGA